A genomic window from Streptomyces mirabilis includes:
- a CDS encoding zinc ribbon domain-containing protein YjdM yields MIENLPPCPKCSCEYTYEMNALVVCPECGHEWVAAEGGTDSGAPAERIVKDAVGNVLQDGDSVVVVKALKVKGSPSGIKAGTKVRGIRLVDGVDGHDIDCKIDGFGAMQLKSSVVKKG; encoded by the coding sequence GTGATCGAGAATCTTCCTCCCTGTCCGAAGTGCTCGTGTGAGTACACCTACGAGATGAACGCCCTGGTGGTGTGCCCGGAGTGCGGCCATGAATGGGTGGCCGCCGAGGGCGGCACGGATTCCGGCGCCCCCGCGGAGCGGATCGTCAAGGATGCCGTCGGCAATGTGCTGCAGGACGGCGACTCCGTGGTCGTGGTGAAGGCGCTCAAGGTCAAGGGCAGCCCCTCGGGGATCAAGGCCGGCACGAAGGTGCGCGGCATCCGACTGGTCGACGGAGTCGACGGGCACGACATCGACTGCAAGATCGACGGTTTCGGAGCGATGCAGCTGAAGTCGAGCGTGGTCAAGAAGGGCTGA
- a CDS encoding STAS domain-containing protein, with protein MTIEWRYTVEQDLGILSVSGYLGPDAVHRFTGAVGWALARGTGPVIVDLTGLRGWSAEGQLAITEAARRLAASGRSLELAAIPADGSLVPGGDCPLIPVHADLAGALAAHSTRHDEPPQGRPEWQTTGQPTGDQHRA; from the coding sequence ATGACCATCGAGTGGCGCTACACCGTCGAGCAGGACCTCGGCATCCTGTCCGTCTCCGGATACCTGGGCCCGGACGCCGTCCACCGCTTCACCGGTGCCGTTGGCTGGGCGCTGGCCCGGGGCACCGGTCCGGTCATCGTCGACCTCACCGGACTGCGCGGCTGGTCGGCCGAGGGGCAGCTGGCGATCACCGAGGCCGCGCGCCGTCTCGCCGCATCGGGCCGCAGCCTGGAACTGGCCGCGATCCCCGCCGACGGATCTCTCGTCCCCGGCGGAGACTGCCCGCTCATCCCCGTGCACGCCGACCTGGCTGGCGCGCTCGCCGCACACAGCACACGGCACGACGAGCCGCCGCAGGGCCGCCCCGAGTGGCAGACGACAGGGCAGCCGACCGGAGACCAGCATCGGGCCTGA
- a CDS encoding SulP family inorganic anion transporter, translating to MRLSFGRIGARLTALLPGRTDLAEMRRDLRRDLLAGLTVAIVALPLALGFGVSSGLGAEAGLATAVIAGALAAVFGGSNLQVSGPTGAMTVVLVPIVAEHGPSGVLTVGLMAGVMLVALALLRAGKYMQYVPAPVVEGFTLGIACVIGLQQIPNALGVPKPEGDRVLVVTWRALEAFTKDPNWTAVAFALAVAAVMVVGARWRPAIPFSILAVIAATIVAQVAGLHAAKPIGDLPSGLPAPSLAFLDVGALGSLLAPAVAVAALAALESLLSASVADGMTVGQKHDPDRELFGQGLANIAAPLFGGVPATGAIARTAVNVRTGAGSRLAALTHAAILAVIVFAAAPLVSRIPLAALAGVLLATAVRMVEVGSLKAMAKATRSDALILVLTALATLALDLVYAVILGLMVAGTLALRAVAKQARLDQVPLDRGDHSAEEHALLAEHIVAYRIDGPLFFAAAHRFLLELAEVADVRVVILRMSRVSTIDATGALVLKDAVEKLNRRGIAVLTSGIRPSQRQVLDSVGALELLRREGREYATTPEAIQGARTYLECAGVIPLHPAQMSWPISEETEETVG from the coding sequence ATGAGGCTCTCGTTCGGCCGGATCGGGGCCCGGCTCACTGCGTTGCTGCCGGGCCGTACGGACCTGGCGGAGATGCGGCGCGACCTGCGCCGGGACCTGCTGGCCGGCCTCACGGTGGCGATCGTCGCGCTGCCGCTCGCGCTCGGTTTCGGCGTCTCCTCCGGGCTGGGCGCGGAGGCGGGTCTGGCGACCGCGGTCATCGCCGGCGCGCTGGCCGCGGTGTTCGGTGGTTCGAATCTGCAGGTGTCCGGACCGACGGGCGCGATGACGGTCGTGCTGGTGCCGATCGTTGCCGAGCACGGGCCGTCCGGGGTGCTCACCGTCGGGCTGATGGCGGGCGTGATGCTCGTCGCGCTCGCCCTGCTTCGGGCCGGGAAGTACATGCAGTACGTGCCCGCCCCGGTCGTCGAAGGCTTCACGCTCGGCATCGCCTGCGTGATCGGACTGCAGCAGATCCCGAATGCCCTCGGGGTGCCCAAGCCGGAGGGCGACCGTGTCCTCGTGGTGACCTGGCGCGCCCTGGAGGCGTTCACGAAAGACCCGAACTGGACCGCCGTCGCCTTCGCCCTCGCGGTAGCCGCCGTCATGGTCGTCGGCGCTCGCTGGCGGCCCGCGATCCCCTTCTCCATCCTCGCGGTGATCGCGGCCACCATCGTTGCCCAGGTAGCCGGCCTGCACGCGGCAAAGCCGATCGGGGACCTGCCGTCCGGCCTGCCCGCGCCGTCCCTCGCCTTCCTCGACGTCGGCGCACTCGGCTCGCTGCTCGCTCCAGCGGTCGCTGTGGCGGCGCTGGCCGCGCTGGAGTCGCTGCTGTCGGCATCGGTGGCCGATGGCATGACGGTCGGCCAGAAGCACGACCCGGACCGCGAGCTGTTCGGGCAAGGCCTGGCCAACATCGCCGCCCCGCTGTTCGGCGGGGTACCCGCGACCGGCGCGATCGCGCGGACCGCGGTCAACGTCCGTACCGGCGCCGGGTCCCGGCTGGCGGCCCTCACCCACGCCGCGATCCTCGCCGTGATCGTCTTTGCTGCCGCGCCCCTCGTCTCCAGGATCCCGCTCGCCGCGCTCGCCGGCGTGCTCCTGGCTACTGCTGTCCGGATGGTCGAGGTCGGCTCGCTCAAGGCGATGGCGAAGGCCACCCGCTCAGATGCCCTGATCCTCGTATTGACCGCCCTGGCCACCCTCGCCCTCGACCTCGTCTACGCCGTGATCCTCGGCCTGATGGTCGCGGGCACGCTCGCCCTGCGCGCCGTGGCCAAACAGGCGCGCCTGGACCAGGTTCCCCTCGACCGTGGGGACCACAGCGCGGAGGAGCACGCGCTGCTCGCCGAGCACATCGTCGCGTACCGGATCGACGGGCCGCTGTTCTTCGCCGCCGCCCACCGCTTCCTGCTGGAGCTGGCCGAGGTCGCCGACGTACGCGTCGTCATCCTGCGCATGTCCCGCGTGAGCACCATCGACGCCACCGGCGCCCTGGTCCTCAAGGACGCGGTGGAGAAGCTCAACCGGCGCGGCATCGCTGTTCTGACCTCCGGAATACGCCCCAGCCAGCGTCAGGTCCTGGACTCCGTGGGCGCATTGGAGCTGCTGCGACGGGAGGGACGCGAGTACGCCACCACGCCGGAGGCGATCCAGGGCGCGCGCACCTACCTGGAATGCGCCGGTGTCATACCGCTCCACCCCGCCCAGATGTCCTGGCCCATCAGCGAGGAAACAGAGGAAACCGTCGGATGA
- a CDS encoding TetR/AcrR family transcriptional regulator, protein MNPGDQHSDAPAAQPVRSDVERNRGRILAAARTVFGRDGLGASMASVARETGVGIATVFRHFPTKEALVAAVFSDRMDAYADAVATALEDPDPWHGFTGYIEAACAMQAADNGFADVLTMTFPTAKAMEKRRNEAYEGMVRLIGRAKATGRLREDFDPSDLVLLHMANLGVVNACGDAAPDAWRRVVALMIQSFEAPARAPLPASPEHDDLYRAMLRAVPAGDTARKPEQNR, encoded by the coding sequence ATGAACCCTGGCGACCAACACTCCGACGCCCCCGCAGCCCAGCCTGTGCGCAGTGACGTCGAGCGCAACCGGGGACGAATCCTCGCTGCCGCGCGCACCGTGTTCGGACGCGACGGCCTGGGCGCCTCCATGGCCTCCGTGGCCCGCGAGACAGGCGTCGGAATCGCCACCGTCTTCCGTCACTTCCCCACGAAGGAAGCGCTGGTCGCAGCCGTCTTCTCCGACCGCATGGACGCCTACGCCGACGCGGTCGCCACCGCCCTCGAAGACCCCGACCCCTGGCACGGTTTCACCGGCTACATCGAGGCCGCCTGCGCGATGCAGGCCGCCGACAACGGCTTCGCCGACGTCCTGACCATGACCTTCCCCACCGCCAAGGCCATGGAGAAGCGCCGGAACGAGGCGTACGAGGGCATGGTGCGGCTCATCGGCCGCGCCAAGGCCACGGGCCGGCTGCGCGAGGACTTCGACCCCTCGGATCTGGTACTGCTGCACATGGCCAACCTCGGCGTCGTCAACGCCTGCGGCGACGCCGCTCCGGACGCCTGGCGACGCGTCGTCGCCCTGATGATCCAGTCCTTCGAGGCCCCGGCCCGGGCCCCCCTTCCCGCCTCGCCCGAGCACGACGACCTCTACAGGGCCATGCTCCGCGCCGTCCCGGCGGGCGACACCGCCCGGAAGCCGGAGCAGAACCGCTGA
- a CDS encoding ATP-binding protein: MSTRLETLPYRHVLTLPTMPSAVRMARETAEQALAEWGISLRHPSVDPALLILGELVTNTVRHAADLSPQLTVIYAAGKDCLAFAVHDRHPYQPALYGAVTQTGGGGLGTVMELTLGLGGTAVVRSDADGQGKSIWITLPL; the protein is encoded by the coding sequence ATGAGCACTCGGCTCGAAACCCTGCCCTACCGGCATGTCCTCACGCTGCCGACGATGCCGTCCGCGGTCCGCATGGCCCGGGAAACCGCCGAGCAGGCGCTGGCCGAGTGGGGTATCAGCCTGCGTCACCCCAGCGTCGATCCGGCCCTGCTGATCCTCGGTGAACTGGTCACCAACACCGTCCGGCATGCCGCCGACCTCTCCCCGCAGCTGACCGTCATCTACGCGGCGGGCAAGGACTGTCTGGCTTTCGCCGTCCATGACCGTCACCCCTACCAGCCGGCGTTGTACGGCGCGGTCACCCAAACCGGTGGCGGCGGTCTGGGCACGGTCATGGAGCTCACCCTCGGCCTGGGCGGCACGGCCGTCGTACGGAGTGATGCCGACGGCCAGGGCAAAAGCATCTGGATCACCCTCCCCCTCTGA
- a CDS encoding IS5 family transposase (programmed frameshift), giving the protein MAGRGELTDAAWEQIRPLLPAMDGRGKPWRDHRQVIDGVLWRLRTGAPWRDLPEWYGPWQTAYERFARWEADGTWARLLEHAQVRDNAVGRIEWTVSVDSTINRAHQHAAGTRKKGSLAGNKLEDSQRSAARQALGRSRGGLTTKVHLAVDGRGLPLSIVLTPGNVNDSTMFDAVLNAIYVPRSGMGRPRRRPDRVLADKAYSSRAIRAALRHRGIKATIPERSDQVGNRRRKGSADGRRPAFDREAYKHRNVVERCFNRLKQFRAVATRFDKLATRYQAGLQVCSLILWLRGCRDHRANRLRRLRG; this is encoded by the exons GTGGCTGGTCGAGGTGAACTGACGGATGCGGCGTGGGAGCAAATACGACCGCTGCTTCCTGCGATGGATGGGCGGGGTAAGCCCTGGCGGGATCACCGGCAGGTGATCGACGGGGTGCTGTGGCGGCTGCGAACCGGTGCTCCGTGGCGAGATCTGCCCGAGTGGTACGGCCCGTGGCAGACTGCCTACGAACGCTTCGCCCGCTGGGAAGCCGATGGCACATGGGCCAGGTTGCTCGAGCACGCGCAGGTCCGCGATAACGCGGTGGGCCGCATCGAGTGGACCGTGTCGGTGGACTCCACCATCAATCGTGCCCACCAGCACGCCGCTGGCACCCGCAAAAAGGGGAGCCTTGCGGGTA ACAAATTGGAGGATTCGCAACGCTCGGCGGCGCGGCAGGCTCTCGGCCGATCCCGGGGAGGGCTGACCACCAAGGTCCACCTGGCCGTCGACGGACGAGGCCTGCCGCTGTCCATCGTCCTGACACCGGGCAACGTCAACGACTCCACGATGTTCGACGCAGTCCTGAACGCCATTTACGTTCCCCGGTCCGGGATGGGCAGGCCCCGACGCCGACCTGACCGGGTGCTGGCCGACAAGGCGTACTCCTCCCGGGCTATCCGGGCCGCGCTCAGGCATCGTGGCATCAAGGCCACAATCCCCGAACGCTCCGACCAGGTCGGCAACCGGCGTCGAAAGGGCAGTGCCGACGGCCGCCGCCCCGCCTTCGATCGGGAGGCATACAAGCACCGGAACGTCGTGGAACGCTGCTTCAACCGGCTCAAACAGTTCCGGGCCGTCGCCACACGGTTCGACAAACTTGCCACCCGTTACCAGGCGGGACTGCAGGTGTGTTCGCTGATCTTGTGGCTACGCGGCTGCCGTGACCACCGGGCGAACAGACTTCGCCGCCTGCGCGGTTGA
- a CDS encoding helix-turn-helix transcriptional regulator, translating to MAASINPTVRRRRLGAELGRLRKASGLTSAEAAERLMVSQSKISRMENGRRAISLRDVRDLCALYGVTDQQVIDLLMELARDSGQQGWWHAYGDIPDSVYVGLETEAASIHAYEPLVIPGLLQTPAYAHAVIGEAVPPLTAEQAAARLKVRLRRQHRIYDPARPLRLWVVLDEAVLRRVVGSHDVMREQLEYLNAFGAEPHITVQVLPYAVGAHPGLSGQFSILQSTDGPEAGVVYLERFTSGIYLEKPSDVQHYSVLYDHLQTQALDPDSTRRFITNAIKSHIGAASRP from the coding sequence GTGGCGGCGAGCATCAATCCCACCGTCAGGAGGCGCCGCCTGGGGGCTGAGCTGGGCCGGCTCCGTAAGGCCAGTGGGCTGACGAGCGCAGAAGCGGCTGAGCGGCTGATGGTCTCCCAGTCCAAGATCAGTCGCATGGAAAACGGCCGTCGCGCCATCAGTCTCCGCGATGTGCGCGACCTGTGCGCACTCTACGGAGTGACGGACCAGCAGGTCATCGACTTGCTGATGGAGCTGGCCAGGGATTCCGGGCAGCAGGGATGGTGGCATGCCTACGGCGACATTCCGGACAGCGTCTACGTCGGCCTGGAGACGGAGGCCGCCTCGATCCATGCCTACGAGCCCCTGGTAATTCCCGGTCTGTTGCAGACCCCCGCCTACGCGCATGCGGTCATCGGCGAAGCGGTTCCCCCGCTCACGGCTGAGCAGGCCGCCGCACGCCTGAAGGTGCGGCTGCGCCGGCAGCACCGGATCTACGATCCGGCCCGCCCGCTGCGCCTGTGGGTCGTCCTGGACGAGGCGGTCCTGCGCCGTGTCGTCGGATCTCACGACGTGATGCGTGAACAGCTGGAGTACCTGAACGCGTTCGGCGCGGAGCCGCACATCACCGTGCAGGTCCTCCCCTATGCGGTCGGGGCTCACCCAGGTCTGTCGGGACAGTTCTCCATCCTCCAGTCCACCGACGGCCCTGAGGCGGGGGTGGTGTACCTGGAGCGGTTCACCAGCGGCATCTATCTGGAGAAACCGTCCGACGTGCAGCACTACAGCGTGTTGTACGACCACCTCCAGACCCAGGCTCTCGACCCCGACAGCACCCGCCGGTTCATCACCAACGCCATCAAGTCGCACATCGGTGCGGCGAGCCGTCCCTGA
- a CDS encoding SDR family NAD(P)-dependent oxidoreductase has protein sequence MTSIAIVGAGPRLGLAIARTFGSQGYDVALISRNRTKLDDLVGTLTAEGITAAAFPADVLDRDALTQALKDAAAQFGGIDVLEYSPVGTFGITTLTAPAGTEPSHVEFEMNFQLYGAIAATKAVLPVMREAGAGTLLYTTGAGSIWPDPRVANVNAAAAALRNWAMNLHKELVGTGIQAAHVGIDSSIGVSVLPGVEAARPEQISPMYWELHTTKRDEAELVFKLDAKGFPGG, from the coding sequence GTGACCAGCATCGCCATTGTCGGAGCCGGCCCCCGGTTGGGTCTGGCCATCGCCCGTACCTTCGGTTCCCAGGGCTACGACGTCGCCCTGATTTCCCGCAACCGCACCAAGCTCGACGATCTCGTGGGCACCCTCACCGCCGAGGGCATCACCGCCGCCGCGTTCCCCGCGGACGTACTGGACCGCGACGCCCTCACCCAGGCGCTCAAGGACGCCGCAGCACAATTCGGTGGGATCGACGTCCTGGAATACTCCCCAGTGGGCACGTTCGGCATCACCACGCTGACTGCTCCGGCCGGAACCGAACCGTCCCATGTGGAGTTCGAGATGAACTTCCAGCTGTACGGGGCCATCGCTGCCACCAAGGCGGTGCTGCCTGTGATGCGCGAGGCCGGCGCGGGCACCCTGCTCTACACCACCGGGGCCGGCTCGATCTGGCCTGACCCGCGGGTCGCCAACGTCAACGCCGCCGCGGCGGCGCTGCGCAACTGGGCGATGAACCTGCACAAGGAACTGGTCGGCACCGGCATCCAGGCCGCCCACGTCGGCATCGACTCGTCGATCGGCGTCTCCGTCCTCCCTGGCGTCGAGGCGGCCCGGCCCGAGCAGATCTCACCGATGTACTGGGAGCTGCACACCACCAAGCGCGACGAGGCCGAGCTCGTCTTCAAGCTCGATGCCAAGGGCTTCCCCGGCGGCTGA
- a CDS encoding helix-turn-helix domain-containing protein, producing the protein MNRPTRRARDSAARHDAETRTQVDEGITRVFQLLGKRWNGPIMSVLITGPTYFADLCRAIPGISERMLSNRLTELAATELVVREVDKGPPLRVSYRLTEAGAALEPALKELAQWARAHLPEPSRPIGC; encoded by the coding sequence ATGAATCGGCCGACGCGCCGGGCCCGCGACAGCGCAGCCCGTCACGATGCGGAGACCCGTACACAGGTCGACGAGGGCATCACACGCGTCTTCCAACTCCTCGGAAAGCGCTGGAACGGCCCCATCATGTCCGTGCTGATCACGGGACCGACGTACTTCGCCGACCTGTGCCGGGCGATCCCCGGAATCAGCGAGCGCATGCTCTCCAACCGCCTGACCGAGCTTGCCGCCACGGAACTCGTCGTGCGCGAGGTGGACAAGGGTCCGCCACTGCGGGTGTCCTACCGGCTAACGGAAGCGGGCGCGGCATTGGAGCCTGCGCTCAAGGAGCTCGCGCAGTGGGCGAGGGCCCATCTGCCGGAGCCGAGTCGACCGATCGGCTGCTGA
- a CDS encoding PP2C family protein-serine/threonine phosphatase: MIPVSDPPHASSGPDTAVDENRLEDLIIEAQTALPVELPALANRCASALGLDTALIYLADLQQQLLIPLDEAREPLPVDRSSAGWAYRTVSPRVAESDDGLILWMPLVDGAERLGVLAVRTASLDRVRMRRSRMLAHLFAMLITSKRAYSDWLAARTRTATMRLPAEMLRAFLPPRTIGSSRCVSTAVLEPAYDVAGDAFDHSVVKDILHTMILDAMGHDLTAGLTTSVAMAAARNARRSGADLADVVGSVDQALAQWLPDSFCTGVLCRLDAETGVLRWVNCGHPPPLLIRAERVVARALDSLPQPPIGLAGPLAPAARQVHEATLEPGDCVLLYTDGVVEARDADGAEFGLDRFTDFIIRSSSAGQRPAEVLRLLIHAILEYQRNQLRDDASILLFEWRPQHR; the protein is encoded by the coding sequence GTGATCCCCGTGTCGGACCCACCGCACGCCTCCTCCGGTCCAGACACCGCCGTCGACGAGAATCGGCTGGAAGACCTGATCATCGAGGCGCAGACTGCCCTGCCAGTCGAACTGCCCGCCCTGGCGAACCGGTGCGCCTCCGCCCTCGGCCTGGACACCGCGTTGATCTACCTCGCCGACCTGCAACAACAGCTGCTCATCCCACTCGACGAGGCTCGGGAGCCGCTGCCGGTGGACCGCTCGTCGGCCGGCTGGGCGTACCGCACGGTCTCTCCGCGGGTGGCCGAGTCCGACGACGGCTTGATCCTCTGGATGCCTCTGGTCGATGGTGCGGAGCGGCTGGGCGTGCTGGCGGTGCGGACCGCCTCGCTCGACCGGGTGCGAATGCGCCGCAGCCGGATGCTGGCCCATCTGTTCGCCATGCTGATCACCTCCAAGCGCGCCTACAGCGACTGGCTCGCCGCCCGCACCCGCACTGCGACCATGCGGTTGCCCGCCGAGATGCTGCGGGCCTTCCTGCCACCCCGCACCATCGGCAGCAGCAGATGCGTATCGACCGCGGTCCTGGAACCGGCGTACGACGTCGCCGGCGACGCTTTCGACCACTCGGTGGTCAAGGACATCCTGCACACCATGATCCTCGACGCCATGGGTCACGATCTGACCGCCGGCCTGACCACGTCGGTCGCCATGGCGGCAGCGCGCAACGCCCGCCGGAGCGGCGCCGACCTGGCCGACGTCGTCGGCTCCGTCGACCAGGCGCTCGCCCAGTGGCTGCCCGACTCTTTCTGCACCGGCGTGCTGTGCCGGCTCGACGCCGAGACCGGGGTGCTGCGCTGGGTCAACTGCGGTCACCCCCCACCGCTGCTGATCCGTGCCGAGCGGGTGGTCGCCCGGGCGCTGGACAGCCTCCCACAGCCGCCGATCGGCCTGGCCGGCCCACTCGCCCCGGCAGCCCGGCAAGTCCACGAGGCGACCCTGGAACCGGGCGATTGCGTCCTGCTCTACACCGACGGCGTCGTGGAAGCTCGCGACGCGGACGGTGCGGAGTTCGGCCTTGACCGGTTCACTGACTTCATCATCCGCTCCTCCTCCGCCGGACAGCGCCCGGCAGAGGTGCTGCGACTGCTCATCCACGCCATCCTCGAATACCAGCGCAACCAACTGCGGGACGATGCCTCCATCCTGCTCTTCGAATGGCGTCCGCAGCACCGGTGA
- a CDS encoding SDR family NAD(P)-dependent oxidoreductase has product MTSIAIVGAGPRLGLAIARTFGSQGYDVALISRNRTKLDDLVGTLTAEGITAAAFPADVLDRDALTQALKDAAAQFGGIDVLEYSPLAGLDTSAMTTPAETDLVHVQHEIEFHLYGAIAATKAVLPAMREAGTGTLLFTTGAGSMNPQPPTVNIDTATAALRNWAINLHKELAHAGIQAAHIGLDVTIGTPTFYGQPQAPADQLAPIYWDLHTTNRDQAERIFRG; this is encoded by the coding sequence GTGACCAGCATCGCCATTGTCGGAGCCGGCCCCCGGTTGGGTCTGGCCATCGCCCGTACCTTCGGTTCCCAGGGCTACGACGTCGCCCTGATCTCCCGCAACCGCACCAAGCTCGACGATCTCGTGGGCACCCTCACCGCCGAGGGCATCACCGCCGCCGCGTTCCCCGCGGACGTACTGGACCGCGACGCCCTCACCCAGGCGCTCAAGGACGCCGCAGCACAATTCGGTGGGATCGACGTCCTGGAATACTCCCCGCTGGCCGGGCTCGACACCAGCGCGATGACCACCCCGGCCGAGACCGATCTCGTGCACGTGCAGCACGAGATCGAGTTTCACCTCTACGGCGCCATCGCCGCCACCAAGGCGGTGCTGCCCGCGATGCGCGAGGCCGGCACCGGCACGCTGCTGTTCACCACTGGCGCGGGCTCCATGAACCCCCAACCGCCGACTGTCAATATCGACACAGCCACGGCCGCGCTGCGCAACTGGGCGATCAACCTGCACAAGGAGCTTGCCCACGCCGGCATCCAGGCCGCCCACATCGGCCTCGACGTGACGATCGGCACCCCCACCTTCTACGGCCAGCCGCAGGCCCCGGCCGACCAACTCGCGCCCATCTACTGGGACTTGCACACCACCAACCGGGACCAGGCCGAGCGAATATTCAGAGGCTGA
- a CDS encoding metalloregulator ArsR/SmtB family transcription factor, translating to MSVPLYQAKAEFFRMLGHPVRIRVLELLQDGPMPVRELLAEIEVEPASLSQQLAVLRRSGIVTSIREGSTVVYELASGDVADLMGAARRILTELLAGKNELLAELRETQVAGR from the coding sequence GTGTCCGTTCCGCTGTACCAGGCCAAGGCCGAGTTCTTCCGGATGCTGGGGCATCCCGTACGGATACGGGTGCTGGAGCTGCTGCAGGACGGGCCGATGCCGGTTCGTGAGCTGCTGGCCGAGATCGAGGTGGAGCCCGCCAGCCTGTCGCAGCAACTGGCGGTATTGCGTCGCTCGGGCATCGTCACCTCCATACGCGAAGGCTCGACGGTGGTCTACGAACTGGCCAGCGGGGATGTCGCCGACCTGATGGGGGCCGCGCGCCGCATTCTGACCGAGCTGCTGGCAGGGAAGAACGAGCTGCTGGCAGAGCTGCGGGAAACCCAGGTCGCCGGGCGATGA
- a CDS encoding S8 family serine peptidase, with amino-acid sequence MDRPSQSGGRRPRAGPQPSAGRRLRPCQDTRCSGRGGRRQPRACGPRSPADPSLGPAGHRLRPARRTTARRQPRHRHRPLRPARAGPAGAHHHTGLRLQPFSGTSAAAPFVTGTAALLWSTAPDLPAARIRAALCLPGTARRSIVPPLLNASASLRALGRAA; translated from the coding sequence ATGGATCGTCCATCTCAGTCTGGGGGGCGACGGCCACGCGCTGGCCCGCAGCCGTCCGCTGGACGACGCCTTCGACCATGCCAGGACACGCGGTGTTCTGGTCGTGGTGGCCGCCGGCAACCACGGGCATGTGGGCCCCGCTCCCCTGCTGACCCATCCCTGGGCCCTGCCGGTCACCGCCTGCGACCCGCTCGGCGGACCACTGCCCGGCGCCAACCTCGGCATCGGCATCGGCCGCTCCGGCCTGCGCGCGCCGGGCCTGCGGGTGCTCACCACCACACCGGGCTGCGGCTACAGCCGTTCAGTGGGACCAGCGCCGCCGCCCCCTTCGTCACCGGCACGGCAGCCCTCCTGTGGTCCACCGCACCCGACCTGCCCGCCGCCCGGATCCGGGCCGCCCTCTGCCTGCCCGGGACGGCTCGTCGAAGCATCGTGCCGCCTTTGCTGAACGCGTCGGCGAGCCTGCGGGCACTGGGCCGCGCTGCCTGA
- a CDS encoding pyridoxamine 5'-phosphate oxidase family protein: MSTPPASLRMVEVSGAEALWLLEGSALGRLVYAQRDLTVLRPGRHTWEYGRLVVRTPAPAAAVPATATYQVDEVRAATGTGWSVTVAGPVDVITEPDEAAHYQRTLAGWSHGPHDTLLRLNPKTVTGFRLARAEA, translated from the coding sequence ATGAGCACTCCCCCCGCATCCCTGCGCATGGTCGAGGTCTCGGGTGCCGAGGCCCTGTGGTTGCTCGAGGGCAGTGCGCTGGGACGGCTGGTGTACGCGCAGCGGGACCTGACCGTCCTGCGCCCGGGCCGGCACACCTGGGAGTACGGCCGCCTGGTGGTGCGCACCCCGGCACCTGCCGCTGCGGTCCCCGCCACGGCGACCTACCAGGTGGACGAGGTCCGCGCGGCGACCGGTACCGGCTGGAGCGTCACGGTCGCCGGGCCGGTCGACGTGATCACCGAGCCTGACGAGGCCGCCCACTACCAGCGCACCCTCGCCGGCTGGAGCCACGGCCCGCACGACACCCTGCTGCGCCTGAACCCCAAGACGGTGACCGGTTTCCGCCTCGCCCGCGCGGAGGCGTGA
- a CDS encoding DoxX family protein codes for MNDVSAAVVRLIGLAEFTAALGLILPAALNIATVLTPLAATGLTVIVIPGHGLPCPPQGALEHRVQRGPVHPRGHRHVGPLRAQAF; via the coding sequence GTGAACGATGTCTCGGCTGCGGTGGTGCGCCTGATCGGCCTGGCCGAGTTCACCGCAGCCCTCGGGCTGATCCTCCCGGCCGCCCTCAACATCGCCACCGTACTCACGCCCCTGGCCGCCACGGGGCTTACGGTCATCGTGATCCCTGGCCATGGGCTTCCATGCCCGCCGCAAGGAGCCCTCGAGCATCGCGTTCAACGCGGTCCTGTTCATCCCCGCGGCCATCGTCATGTGGGGCCGCTTCGGGCCCAGGCTTTCTGA